A genomic stretch from Pomacea canaliculata isolate SZHN2017 linkage group LG2, ASM307304v1, whole genome shotgun sequence includes:
- the LOC112557716 gene encoding nucleolar protein 58-like isoform X2 encodes MASSGTDQQQKPDSSQAPTKRHRWQQKIKDHANATGATMAPPSDSADLVAERLQMVLERLYGPQYRAAQKFLKNRTLNKMNTKQPGMTLYDRIMAYRKLKEEEAPSSATQEGSSSAGGSQEVNSTPPAKRKLGSSRALERSDTSFSSVDISDLTNFDEEKNRTPTPPPTLEKAARSSKRGDQGTYEEMATAREVHVELDDRQNRISQNERTKQESRQLKRQTSIEYEEEEKVKNKSEVKVVASEKVSISHKERIEEKYEDEKESAKATVITRTVKDVHSSVKTDAGRREEKTEIRKDERREDKRSNSQTDRRGDERSDSLTERKEEKASTSRTDKSRLDRRDEPPGRQSRREHRDPPRRATTGNDVRVTSKSRLSQRPAGREQRIHIQVRATRRRPCQQHRQDSRDNSC; translated from the exons ATGGCTTCCTCGGGCACAGACCAGCAGCAGAAGCCGGACAGCTCGCAGGCTCCCACAAAGCGACACCGCTGGCAGCAGAAAATCAAGGATCACGCGAACGCTACTGGCGCCACCATGGCGC CGCCCAGCGACAGCGCCGACCTCGTGGCCGAGCGGCTTCAGATGGTGTTGGAGCGGCTGTATGGCCCCCAGTACCGTGCGGCTCAAAAGTTTCTCAAGAACCGAACTCTGAACAAGATGAACACCAAGCAGCCAGGCATGACGCTGTACGACCGAATCATGGCCTACCGGAAGCTGAAGGAAGAAGAG GCCCCAAGCTCAGCGACTCAGGAGGGCTCGTCCAGCGCTGGCGGTTCCCAAGAGGTCAACAGCACTCCTCCGGCAAAGCGGAAGCTGGGGTCGTCTCGCGCTCTCGAACGCAGCGACACGTCCTTCTCCTCTGTGGACATATCCGACCTGACCAACTTCGATGAAGAGAAAAACCGAACGCCAACGCCACCGCCCACCCTGGAGAAGGCCGCCCGGTCTTCAAAG AGGGGGGACCAGGGGACGTATGAAGAGATGGCGACGGCACGTGAAGTGCACGTGGAGCTTGATGACAGGCAGAACAGG ATCAGTCAAAATGAACGGACAAAGCAGGAAAGCCGACAATTAAAACGACAGACCAGCATTGAGtatgaagaggaggagaaggttAAGAACAAGAGCGAGGTCAAGGTTGTGGCCTCGGAGAAGGTCAGTATCTCACACAAGGAAAGGATTGAAGAGAAGTACGAGGACGAGAAGGAATCTGCGAAGGCAACGGTGATCACGAGAACAGTAAAAGATGTACACAGCTCGGTGAAAACTGATGCAGGCAGACGAGAAGAGAAAACGGAAATAAGAAAAGACGAGCGTCGGGAGGACAAAAGATCGAATTCTCAAACAGATCGTCGGGGAGACGAGAGATCAGATTCTCTCACAGAACGCAAGGAAGAAAAGGCATCAACCTCGCGCACAGACAAAAGCAGGCTCGACCGGCGCGATGAACCGCCGGGAAGACAAAGTAGACGTGAGCATCGCGATCCACCGAGAAGAGCGACGACAGGAAACGACGTCAGAGTCACGTCAAAGTCGAGACTCTCGCAAAGACCGGCGGGACGAGAGCAAAGGATCCACATCCAAGTCCGAGCGACGCGACGAAGACCGTGTCAACAGCATCGCCAAGACAGCCGCGACAACAGCTGCTGA
- the LOC112558064 gene encoding uncharacterized protein LOC112558064 produces MIIVVTCTAIVVLIIKRSARWRKVTSKVKASAINKESRTTSMLMAVAAVYIACYLPSCVTLVINSIVPDFGSLGGRYTRLFYLVSALQLLLFACNSSVNFIIYMLMSRKFFKTYCRFVG; encoded by the exons ATGATCATTGTGGTCACGTGTACCGCCATCGTTGTTCTCATCATCAAGAGGAGCGCTCGCTGGAGAAAGGTCACTTCTAAGGTCAAG GCATCAGCTATAAATAAAGAGAGTCGTACAACCAGTATGTTGATGGCAGTGGCAGCGGTGTACATCGCCTGTTATCTGCCCAGTTGTGTCACACTCGTCATCAACTCCATCGTGCCAGACTTTGGCAGCCTGGGTGGCCGCTACACCCGCCTCTTCTACCTCGTCAGCGCCCTGCAGCTGCTGCTCTTTGCCTGCAACTCTTCGGTCAACTTCATCATCTACATGCTGATGAGCCGCAAGTTCTTCAAGACTTATTGCAGGTTTGTGGGTTAA
- the LOC112557716 gene encoding uncharacterized protein LOC112557716 isoform X1, whose protein sequence is MASSGTDQQQKPDSSQAPTKRHRWQQKIKDHANATGATMAPPSDSADLVAERLQMVLERLYGPQYRAAQKFLKNRTLNKMNTKQPGMTLYDRIMAYRKLKEEEAPSSATQEGSSSAGGSQEVNSTPPAKRKLGSSRALERSDTSFSSVDISDLTNFDEEKNRTPTPPPTLEKAARSSKVLSSSHTSSPSVKTGKNKVRPTVSTRRAWEENSSPGVTRSLSEKDRVSSEKDRVSSAVHDGRLPEVDEQGQKSPVIKQLHPAYLEIPYIVATNGHYSTFAYLFRSKSVPDIVLGTDTSDNLDCKAGPPPGPISAGARGRRDRRSSRRSFQASNDLSLAQKVLLARRVEMYLAAQQSQRGDQGTYEEMATAREVHVELDDRQNRISQNERTKQESRQLKRQTSIEYEEEEKVKNKSEVKVVASEKVSISHKERIEEKYEDEKESAKATVITRTVKDVHSSVKTDAGRREEKTEIRKDERREDKRSNSQTDRRGDERSDSLTERKEEKASTSRTDKSRLDRRDEPPGRQSRREHRDPPRRATTGNDVRVTSKSRLSQRPAGREQRIHIQVRATRRRPCQQHRQDSRDNSC, encoded by the exons ATGGCTTCCTCGGGCACAGACCAGCAGCAGAAGCCGGACAGCTCGCAGGCTCCCACAAAGCGACACCGCTGGCAGCAGAAAATCAAGGATCACGCGAACGCTACTGGCGCCACCATGGCGC CGCCCAGCGACAGCGCCGACCTCGTGGCCGAGCGGCTTCAGATGGTGTTGGAGCGGCTGTATGGCCCCCAGTACCGTGCGGCTCAAAAGTTTCTCAAGAACCGAACTCTGAACAAGATGAACACCAAGCAGCCAGGCATGACGCTGTACGACCGAATCATGGCCTACCGGAAGCTGAAGGAAGAAGAG GCCCCAAGCTCAGCGACTCAGGAGGGCTCGTCCAGCGCTGGCGGTTCCCAAGAGGTCAACAGCACTCCTCCGGCAAAGCGGAAGCTGGGGTCGTCTCGCGCTCTCGAACGCAGCGACACGTCCTTCTCCTCTGTGGACATATCCGACCTGACCAACTTCGATGAAGAGAAAAACCGAACGCCAACGCCACCGCCCACCCTGGAGAAGGCCGCCCGGTCTTCAAAGGTATTATCCTCCAGCCATACAAGCTCTCCAAGTGTAAAGACAGGCAAAAACAAGGTTCGACCCACCGTGTCTACTCGCAGGGCCTGGGAAGAAAATTCTTCCCCCGGAGTAACTCGGAGTTTGTCGGAGAAAGATCGGGTTTCATCGGAGAAAGATCGGGTTTCGTCAGCCGTGCATGACGGGAGGCTGCCAGAAGTTGACGAGCAAGGGCAGAAGTCCCCGGTGATAAAGCAATTGCACCCTGCCTACTTGGAAATTCCTTACATAGTAGCGACTAATGGGCATTATTCCACCTTTGCGTATCTCTTTCGGTCCAAGTCTGTGCCTGACATTGTTCTAGGGACGGACACGAGTGACAATCTCGACTGCAAGGCCGGTCCTCCTCCAGGTCCAATCTCGGCTGGTGCGAGAGGCAGACGAGATCGCAGGAGCAGTCGTCGAAGCTTTCAGGCCAGCAATGATCTAAGTTTAGCTCAGAAAGTGCTGCTGGCGAGGCGGGTAGAGATGTATCTCGCGGCGCAACAATCGCAG AGGGGGGACCAGGGGACGTATGAAGAGATGGCGACGGCACGTGAAGTGCACGTGGAGCTTGATGACAGGCAGAACAGG ATCAGTCAAAATGAACGGACAAAGCAGGAAAGCCGACAATTAAAACGACAGACCAGCATTGAGtatgaagaggaggagaaggttAAGAACAAGAGCGAGGTCAAGGTTGTGGCCTCGGAGAAGGTCAGTATCTCACACAAGGAAAGGATTGAAGAGAAGTACGAGGACGAGAAGGAATCTGCGAAGGCAACGGTGATCACGAGAACAGTAAAAGATGTACACAGCTCGGTGAAAACTGATGCAGGCAGACGAGAAGAGAAAACGGAAATAAGAAAAGACGAGCGTCGGGAGGACAAAAGATCGAATTCTCAAACAGATCGTCGGGGAGACGAGAGATCAGATTCTCTCACAGAACGCAAGGAAGAAAAGGCATCAACCTCGCGCACAGACAAAAGCAGGCTCGACCGGCGCGATGAACCGCCGGGAAGACAAAGTAGACGTGAGCATCGCGATCCACCGAGAAGAGCGACGACAGGAAACGACGTCAGAGTCACGTCAAAGTCGAGACTCTCGCAAAGACCGGCGGGACGAGAGCAAAGGATCCACATCCAAGTCCGAGCGACGCGACGAAGACCGTGTCAACAGCATCGCCAAGACAGCCGCGACAACAGCTGCTGA